The Terracoccus luteus genome includes a region encoding these proteins:
- a CDS encoding proline--tRNA ligase, with protein sequence MALHMSSLFLRTLREDPADAEVPSHRLLVRAGYVRRVSPGIYTWLPLGLRVLRNVERIVREEMDAIGAQELLFPALLPKEPFEATGRWTEYGDNIFRLHDRKGAEYLLGPTHEEMFTLTVKDLFSSYKDLPLSIYQIQTKYRDEARPRAGVLRGREFVMKDSYSFDVDEAGLDKSYQAHRDAYVRIFDRLGFHYVIVEAMAGAMGGSKSEEFLATAEVGEDTYVHCASCGYAANVEAVRVPTPDPVPLDGLAAAHVEDTPDTPTIETLVAHLNERFPRDDRPWAAGDTLKNVVVMLAHPDGTREPLAIGVPGDREVDEKRLGAQVEPAEVEAFTEADFTANAALVKGYIGPGALGSEGSTGIRYLLDPRVVEGTAWVTGANEPGRHVVGLVAGRDFTADGTIEAAEVRPGDACPRCDGTLEAARGIEMGHVFQLGRKYAEALDLKVLDQNGKLVTVVMGSYGVGVSRAVACVAEGNHDELGLVWPRELSPVDVHVVATGKDEEVFVKAEEIARELEAHGVSALVDDRRGVSPGVKFKDSELIGVPTIVVVGRGLADGQVEVKDRRTNERRSVAVDDVVPTVVAEVRGTASVAGVSGGTGDTGDTGATGATATDGEA encoded by the coding sequence GTGGCCCTGCACATGTCGTCCCTGTTCCTGCGCACCCTCCGCGAGGACCCGGCCGACGCCGAGGTGCCCAGCCACCGCCTGCTCGTGCGGGCCGGCTACGTCCGGCGCGTCAGCCCCGGCATCTACACGTGGCTGCCCCTCGGCCTGCGCGTGCTGCGCAACGTCGAGCGCATCGTGCGCGAGGAGATGGACGCCATCGGCGCCCAGGAGCTGCTCTTCCCGGCGCTGCTGCCCAAGGAGCCCTTCGAGGCGACGGGCCGCTGGACCGAGTACGGCGACAACATCTTCCGCCTGCACGACCGCAAGGGGGCGGAGTACCTGCTCGGCCCGACCCACGAGGAGATGTTCACCCTCACGGTGAAGGACCTCTTCAGCAGCTACAAGGACCTGCCGCTCTCGATCTACCAGATCCAGACCAAGTACCGCGACGAGGCACGTCCGCGCGCCGGCGTGCTGCGCGGCCGTGAGTTCGTCATGAAGGACAGCTACTCCTTCGACGTCGACGAGGCCGGCCTCGACAAGAGCTACCAGGCCCACCGCGACGCCTACGTGCGCATCTTCGACCGGCTCGGCTTCCACTACGTCATCGTCGAGGCGATGGCCGGGGCGATGGGCGGCAGCAAGAGCGAGGAGTTCCTCGCCACGGCCGAGGTCGGCGAGGACACCTACGTGCACTGCGCCTCGTGCGGCTACGCCGCGAACGTCGAGGCCGTCCGCGTGCCGACGCCGGACCCCGTCCCCCTCGACGGCCTCGCCGCCGCGCACGTCGAGGACACCCCGGACACCCCGACGATCGAGACGCTCGTCGCCCACCTCAACGAGCGCTTCCCCCGCGACGACCGCCCCTGGGCCGCCGGGGACACCCTGAAGAACGTCGTCGTCATGCTCGCCCACCCCGACGGCACGCGCGAGCCCCTCGCCATCGGCGTGCCCGGCGACCGCGAGGTCGACGAGAAGCGGCTCGGCGCGCAGGTCGAGCCGGCCGAGGTCGAGGCCTTCACCGAGGCCGACTTCACGGCCAACGCGGCCCTCGTCAAGGGCTATATCGGGCCCGGCGCGCTCGGCTCGGAGGGCTCGACCGGCATCCGCTACCTGCTCGACCCGCGCGTCGTCGAGGGCACGGCGTGGGTGACGGGTGCCAACGAGCCCGGACGCCATGTCGTCGGTCTCGTCGCCGGGCGTGACTTCACCGCCGACGGCACGATCGAGGCCGCCGAGGTGCGCCCCGGTGACGCCTGCCCCCGTTGCGACGGCACGCTCGAGGCGGCCCGCGGCATCGAGATGGGCCACGTCTTCCAGCTCGGCCGCAAGTACGCCGAGGCGCTCGACCTCAAGGTGCTCGACCAGAACGGCAAGCTCGTCACCGTCGTCATGGGCTCGTACGGCGTCGGGGTCTCGCGCGCCGTCGCCTGCGTCGCCGAGGGCAACCACGACGAGCTCGGTCTCGTCTGGCCCCGCGAGCTGAGCCCCGTCGACGTCCACGTCGTCGCCACCGGCAAGGACGAGGAGGTCTTCGTCAAGGCCGAGGAGATCGCCCGCGAGCTCGAGGCGCACGGGGTGAGCGCGCTCGTCGACGACCGGCGCGGCGTCAGCCCCGGCGTGAAGTTCAAGGACTCCGAGCTCATCGGGGTGCCCACGATCGTCGTCGTCGGCCGGGGTCTCGCCGACGGGCAGGTCGAGGTCAAGGACCGTCGCACGAACGAGCGCCGCTCGGTGGCGGTCGACGACGTCGTGCCCACCGTGGTCGCCGAGGTGCGCGGGACGGCATCCGTCGCCGGGGTGTCGGGCGGCACGGGCGACACGGGCGACACGGGCGCGACGGGCGCGACGGCCACCGACGGCGAGGCCTGA
- a CDS encoding HAD family hydrolase yields MGATGTGRPVDAVVFDWGGTLTPWHEVDLPQQWRVFAREVHGLPVDDPRMPVDEIAEADSLALRLGEAEERAWKRGRESHESASIAAILEEAGVDPAHDRHHLALAAYQRFWEPHTHTDPQVRPLWQALQAMGVRVGVLSNTIWTREYHREVFARDGVLDLLDGDVYSSEIHVVKPHREAFLLACEAVGVAPERAVYVGDRVFEDVYGPQQVGMRAVLVPHSDIPESQRVAVEAQPDAVAHELIDVAEIVDRWISAAL; encoded by the coding sequence ATGGGCGCCACGGGCACGGGGCGACCCGTCGACGCGGTCGTCTTCGACTGGGGCGGCACGCTGACTCCCTGGCACGAGGTCGACCTCCCGCAGCAGTGGCGCGTCTTCGCGCGCGAGGTGCACGGCCTGCCCGTCGACGACCCGAGGATGCCGGTCGACGAGATCGCCGAGGCCGACTCGCTCGCGCTGCGGCTGGGTGAGGCGGAGGAGCGCGCGTGGAAGCGCGGGCGCGAGAGCCACGAGAGCGCGTCGATCGCCGCCATCCTCGAGGAGGCCGGGGTCGACCCCGCCCACGACCGCCACCACCTCGCCCTCGCCGCCTACCAGCGGTTCTGGGAGCCGCACACCCACACCGACCCGCAGGTGCGGCCGCTGTGGCAGGCCCTGCAGGCCATGGGGGTGCGCGTCGGGGTGCTGTCGAACACCATCTGGACGCGGGAGTACCACCGCGAGGTGTTCGCCCGCGACGGCGTGCTCGACCTGCTCGACGGCGACGTCTACTCGTCGGAGATCCACGTCGTCAAGCCGCACCGAGAGGCGTTCCTGCTCGCGTGCGAGGCGGTCGGGGTGGCTCCGGAGCGGGCCGTCTACGTCGGCGACCGGGTGTTCGAGGACGTCTATGGGCCCCAGCAGGTCGGCATGCGGGCGGTGCTCGTGCCGCACTCCGACATCCCCGAGAGCCAGCGGGTGGCGGTCGAGGCGCAGCCGGACGCCGTCGCCCACGAGCTCATCGACGTCGCCGAGATCGTCGACCGCTGGATCAGCGCGGCACTGTGA
- a CDS encoding GNAT family N-acetyltransferase, whose amino-acid sequence MTDLPDEPTARAALDSFTGIRWRPLERDDLRAVADFYRECETHDANPERTALSDLEEYWDSERSVPEEDTLVAWDDDGAVVAVAWSGCNRAVTERRGVHLGGAVHPQHRGRGIGRAVLRWQIAHAVAWDRRTRTAGFGPLVVRLAAPSDQADVRDLAARHGMPTERYFFEMSRPLTGLTGLSDVPSPTGIRLTGWAPERSAEVHHLLNVAFRDHWGHVDSTPQMWQEQTGSSAFRPGWSVLAVDEASDEVVGAALNTAYEQDWEPQGFTEGYTDMLGVARDHRGRGIASALLLASMHRFREAGLEAAGLGVDSDNPSGALRLYEGLGYRRTASTVVHQLAVDDARGPGEG is encoded by the coding sequence GTGACCGACCTCCCCGACGAGCCCACCGCCCGTGCCGCCCTCGACTCGTTCACCGGCATCCGGTGGCGTCCGCTGGAACGGGACGACCTCCGCGCCGTCGCCGACTTCTACCGGGAGTGCGAGACCCACGACGCCAACCCCGAGCGGACCGCGCTGTCGGACCTCGAGGAGTACTGGGACTCCGAGCGGTCGGTGCCTGAGGAGGACACCCTCGTCGCATGGGACGACGACGGTGCCGTCGTCGCCGTGGCCTGGTCGGGGTGCAACCGGGCGGTGACCGAGCGGCGCGGCGTTCACCTCGGGGGAGCGGTCCACCCGCAGCACCGTGGTCGGGGCATCGGGCGGGCGGTGCTGCGGTGGCAGATCGCCCACGCCGTCGCGTGGGACCGTCGCACTCGCACCGCGGGATTCGGCCCGCTCGTCGTCCGTCTGGCCGCGCCATCCGACCAGGCCGACGTGCGCGACCTCGCCGCGCGTCACGGGATGCCCACGGAGCGCTACTTCTTCGAGATGTCCCGACCGCTGACCGGGCTGACCGGGCTGTCCGACGTACCGTCGCCCACCGGCATCCGGCTGACGGGGTGGGCACCCGAGCGCAGCGCCGAGGTGCACCACCTGCTCAACGTCGCCTTCCGTGACCACTGGGGCCACGTCGACTCGACGCCGCAGATGTGGCAGGAGCAGACGGGCTCGAGCGCCTTCCGCCCCGGGTGGTCCGTGCTCGCGGTCGACGAGGCGAGCGACGAGGTCGTGGGCGCCGCCCTCAACACGGCCTACGAGCAGGACTGGGAGCCCCAGGGCTTCACCGAGGGCTACACCGACATGCTCGGGGTGGCCCGTGACCACCGCGGCCGCGGCATCGCCTCCGCCCTGCTGCTCGCGTCGATGCACCGCTTCCGCGAGGCCGGGCTCGAGGCCGCGGGGCTCGGCGTCGACTCAGACAACCCGTCCGGGGCGCTACGGCTCTACGAGGGACTGGGGTACCGGCGCACGGCGAGCACCGTCGTGCACCAGCTCGCGGTGGACGACGCCCGCGGGCCGGGCGAGGGCTGA
- a CDS encoding sulfite exporter TauE/SafE family protein: protein MSDPTLTTLAFLGAAAFVAGWIDAVVGGGGLVLLPALLVGLPGASPAQLLATNKLGSIFGTATSSVTYYRRVRPDLRTALPMAGVAFVGAAGGALIGLHIPKSAFNPIILVLLLLVGAYTLFKPDLGSEAIRRFHGARHTALAMLTGFVIGVYDGALGPGTGSFLVFTLVGLLGYTFLQASAKAKIANFATNLGALVIFVPMGLVILKVAVVIAAANLIGSYVGARTAVARGSGFVRVVFVVVVSAFIVKIGGSLIGWWA from the coding sequence GTGAGCGACCCGACCCTCACCACCCTCGCCTTCCTCGGCGCCGCCGCCTTCGTCGCGGGCTGGATCGACGCCGTCGTCGGCGGCGGTGGGCTCGTGCTGCTGCCGGCGCTGCTCGTCGGGCTGCCGGGGGCCAGCCCCGCCCAGCTGCTCGCGACGAACAAGCTGGGCTCGATCTTCGGCACCGCCACGAGCTCGGTCACGTACTACCGGCGCGTGCGCCCCGACCTGCGCACGGCGCTGCCCATGGCAGGCGTCGCCTTCGTCGGGGCGGCCGGCGGTGCCCTCATCGGGCTGCACATCCCCAAGTCGGCCTTCAACCCGATCATCCTCGTGCTGCTCCTGCTCGTCGGCGCCTACACGCTGTTCAAGCCCGACCTCGGCTCGGAGGCGATCCGCAGGTTCCACGGCGCCCGGCACACCGCCCTGGCCATGCTGACGGGGTTCGTCATCGGGGTGTACGACGGGGCGCTCGGGCCCGGCACCGGCAGCTTCCTCGTCTTCACCCTCGTCGGGCTGCTCGGCTACACGTTCCTGCAGGCCAGCGCCAAGGCGAAGATCGCCAACTTCGCCACCAACCTCGGGGCGCTGGTCATCTTCGTGCCCATGGGGCTCGTCATCCTCAAGGTCGCCGTCGTCATCGCCGCCGCCAACCTCATCGGCAGCTACGTCGGCGCCCGCACGGCGGTGGCGCGGGGGAGCGGCTTCGTGCGCGTCGTCTTCGTCGTCGTCGTCAGCGCCTTCATCGTCAAGATCGGCGGCAGCCTGATCGGCTGGTGGGCCTGA